The following proteins are co-located in the Mesorhizobium australicum WSM2073 genome:
- a CDS encoding aspartate kinase codes for MARIVMKFGGTSVADIARIRNVARHVKREVDAGHEVAVVVSAMAGKTNELVGWTREASPMHDAREYDAVVASGEQVTAGLLAITLQNMGVHARSWQGWQIPIKTDNAHGAARILDIDGAFLVKRFGEGQVAVIAGFQGIGPDNRIATLGRGGSDTSAVAIAAAVKADRCDIYTDVDGVYTTDPRIEPKARRLAKISFEEMLEMASLGAKVLQVRSVELAMVHRVRTFVRSSFDDPDAPGMGDLLNPPGTLICDEEEIVEQQVVTGIAYAKDEAQISLRRVGDRPGVAAGIFGPLAEANINVDMIVQNISEDGKLTDMTFTVPSGDVDKALAVLDRLKAEIGYDVVQSEAGMSKVSVIGIGMRSHAGVAATAFKALADKAINIRAITTSEIKISILIDGPYTELAVRTLHSVYGLDKQ; via the coding sequence ATGGCGCGTATCGTGATGAAATTCGGCGGGACCTCCGTCGCCGACATCGCTCGCATCCGCAACGTGGCACGTCACGTCAAACGCGAGGTCGACGCCGGTCACGAAGTGGCTGTGGTGGTTTCGGCGATGGCCGGCAAGACCAACGAGCTGGTCGGCTGGACCCGCGAGGCCTCACCGATGCACGATGCACGCGAATATGACGCGGTCGTCGCTTCCGGCGAACAGGTCACGGCTGGCCTTCTCGCCATCACCCTGCAGAACATGGGCGTGCATGCGCGCTCCTGGCAGGGCTGGCAGATTCCGATCAAGACCGACAACGCGCATGGCGCGGCGCGCATCCTCGACATCGACGGCGCCTTCCTGGTCAAGCGCTTCGGCGAAGGCCAGGTGGCTGTCATCGCCGGTTTCCAGGGCATCGGGCCGGACAACCGCATCGCGACACTCGGACGTGGCGGCTCCGATACCAGCGCCGTGGCGATCGCCGCCGCGGTCAAGGCCGACCGCTGCGACATCTACACCGACGTCGATGGGGTCTACACCACCGACCCGCGCATCGAGCCCAAAGCGCGGCGGCTGGCCAAGATATCGTTCGAGGAAATGCTTGAAATGGCCTCGCTCGGCGCCAAGGTTCTGCAGGTGCGTTCGGTCGAGCTTGCCATGGTGCACAGGGTGCGTACCTTCGTGCGGTCGTCCTTCGACGATCCCGATGCGCCCGGAATGGGGGATTTGCTCAATCCTCCGGGAACGCTCATTTGCGACGAGGAAGAGATCGTGGAACAGCAGGTCGTCACCGGAATTGCCTATGCCAAGGACGAGGCCCAGATTTCGCTGCGCCGCGTCGGCGACCGGCCGGGCGTCGCCGCCGGCATTTTCGGACCGCTGGCCGAGGCCAACATCAATGTCGACATGATCGTCCAGAACATTTCCGAGGACGGCAAGCTGACCGACATGACCTTCACCGTGCCGTCGGGCGATGTGGACAAGGCGCTGGCCGTGCTCGATCGGCTGAAAGCCGAGATCGGCTACGATGTCGTGCAGTCGGAAGCCGGCATGTCGAAGGTCTCGGTCATCGGCATCGGCATGCGGAGCCATGCCGGCGTCGCCGCCACCGCCTTCAAGGCGCTGGCCGACAAGGCGATCAACATCCGCGCCATCACCACCTCCGAGATCAAGATTTCGATACTGATCGACGGTCCCTATACGGAACTTGCGGTTCGCACTTTG